One region of Girardinichthys multiradiatus isolate DD_20200921_A chromosome 1, DD_fGirMul_XY1, whole genome shotgun sequence genomic DNA includes:
- the LOC124868799 gene encoding zinc finger protein PLAG1-like, with amino-acid sequence MFHQDHLKDQLYDNLPASRQLFLCQDCGKQYNTQLGYRRHLVASHSTAAGQHCMKESHTMLENLGEHIDRSLSTEGIGNVTLRERKYSCERCDRRFYTRKDVRRHAVVHTGRRDFLCPCCAQRFGRRDHLTRHLKKSHAQESGLIPPSTSSTHVAAQTSTNPSPLKEEPSPEPSITNSLSKDPTEVFAREMSTSYNFPNLIPTMGRPHGLMQGSLSSSMGMGHHLTTHSSHPHHHGFLPPATSQQQPYGNMSQYQCGSTSYPRSEMESILLDCQTVSSSQHSTVNPSISASPQKETLVDGGDVSGETHPLPRSPSISTNELPCNTNMELGSLLSFLPFSLPPYNPHMGLVRSYPPAHSPTSSPSSSSGLSSQAPGPFTFFQSPQAHAPHGSGVFNHSQLPQSYSPAVSNSSSLPHYYQAFQQ; translated from the coding sequence ATGTTTCACCAGGATCATCTGAAAGACCAGCTTTATGACAACCTCCCAGCCAGTAGGCAGCTCTTCCTGTGCCAGGATTGTGGAAAGCAGTACAACACTCAATTGGGTTACAGACGCCACCTCGTGGCCTCCCACAGCACTGCAGCAGGCCAGCACTGCATGAAGGAGTCTCACACCATGTTGGAAAACCTTGGTGAACATATTGACAGGTCTCTTTCAACAGAGGGCATCGGTAATGTGACATTAAGAGAGAGGAAGTACTCATGTGAACGATGCGACCGGCGGTTTTATACCCGTAAAGATGTACGCCGTCATGCTGTGGTGCATACTGGACGCCGTGACTTCCTGTGCCCATGCTGTGCACAACGCTTTGGCCGCAGAGACCACCTGACTCGCCACCTGAAAAAGAGCCATGCCCAAGAATCTGGGTTGATTCCACCATCTACTTCAAGCACTCATGTAGCTGCTCAGACCTCAACAAACCCTTCTCCGCTCAAAGAAGAGCCCAGCCCAGAGCCATCTATAACAAATTCTCTCTCTAAGGATCCCACTGAAGTTTTTGCCAGGGAAATGAGCACTTCCTACAACTTTCCAAACCTGATCCCTACTATGGGTCGTCCTCATGGACTTATGCAGGGGTCCTTGTCCTCAAGCATGGGTATGGGTCATCATCTGACCACACATTCTTCCCATCCACACCACCATGGTTTTCTGCCACCAGCAACATCACAGCAGCAGCCCTATGGCAACATGTCACAATACCAGTGCGGGTCTACCTCCTATCCTCGCTCTGAAATGGAAAGTATCCTGCTTGACTGTCAGACTGTTTCTTCATCTCAACATAGTACTGTAAATCCCTCCATTTCTGCATCCCCACAGAAGGAAACTTTGGTTGATGGGGGGGATGTTAGCGGTGAAACCCATCCGCTTCCTAGGAGCCCTTCCATCTCTACAAATGAGTTGCCGTGCAACACTAACATGGAGCTTGGATCGCTGCTTAGCTTCTTGCCTTTCAGCTTACCACCTTACAACCCTCACATGGGGTTAGTGAGGAGTTACCCACCTGCCCACTCACCAACTTCTTCTCCATCTTCTTCGTCTGGGCTTTCCTCACAGGCTCCAGGACCTTTCACTTTTTTCCAGTCACCCCAGGCTCACGCACCACATGGCTCAGGGGTTTTTAACCACAGCCAGCTACCTCAGTCATATAGTCCTGCTGTAAGCAATTCCAGCTCCCTACCTCACTATTACCAGGCTTTTCAGCAGTAA